CAACGAAGAACTGCGCAACGATCCATCGCTTGCCAACAGCGACCCGCTGGGCGCTGGCTGGTTCTTCAAGGTCAAGCTGAGCGATGCCGCTCAACTGGCTGAACTGATGGACGAAACGAGCTACAACTCGTTCGCCGCGAACGCCTGATCCAGACAACCGCGCCTTCCCCCACAGAAGGCGCGGTTCTTTTTTGCTTTTGAGACTGGTCCCTCCATGCAAATGCCCGCCGCACTCCCCCTTTCCGCGCTGGAAAACGCCACCGAATTCCAACCGCGCCACATCGGCATCAGCCCCTCCGACGAAGCCCACATGCTCTCCGTGATCGGTGAAGCATCGCGCACCGCGCTGATCGATTCCATCGTTCCGCGCTCCATTGCACGCGCCAAGCCGATGGACATTCCCGCCGCCATCACCGAAGCTGCGGCGCTCGCCGAGCTCAAGGCGCTTGCGTCGAAGAACAAGATTCTCAAGAGCTTCATCGGTCAGGGCTACTACGGCACGCTGACGCCGGGCGTCATCCTGCGCAATGTGCTGGAGAACCCCGCCTGGTACACGGCCTACACGCCGTATCAGGCCGAAATCTCGCAAGGCCGCATGGAAGCGCTGGTCAACTTCCAGACCATGGTCTGCGACCTGACTGGCATGCCCATCGCCAACGCGTCGATGCTCGACGAAGCCACCGCCGCCGCCGAAGCGATGACGCTGGCCAAGCGCTCGGTCAAGTCCAAGAGCAACACCTTCGTGGTGGCTGGCGACGCGCATCCGCAAACCATCGAAGTGGTGCAGACCCGCGCCAAGCCGCTGGGCATCGAAGTCAAGATCGCCAACTCCAAGGAAGAATGGGACGCCCTGCTCGCAGGCGACTTGTTCGCCGTGCTGATCCAGTACCCCGCCAGCAGCGGTTGGATTGCCGACTGGAAGGCCGACGTGGAAGCCATCCACGCCAAGCAAGGCGCCGCCATTGTGGCAACCGACCTGCTCGCACTGACGCTGCTGACCCCGCCCGGCGAATGGAATGCCGACATCGTCATCGGCTCTACCCAGCGCTTCGGCATGCCCATGGGCGCTGGTGGCCCGCACGCCGGTTTCATGGCCTGCCGCGATGAATACAAGCGCTCGCTGCCAGGTCGCCTCGTCGGTGTGAGCGTGGACGTGCACGGCAAGCCCGCTTACCGCCTCGCACTGCAAACCCGCGAACAGCACATTCGCCGCGAAAAGGCCACCTCCAACATCTGTACCGCACAGGTGCTGCCAGCCGTCATCGCCAGCATGTACGCGGTCTATCACGGCCCGGAAGGCCTCAAGCGCATCGCTCACCGCGTGGCACGCTTCACCGCCATCCTGAGCCGCGGTCTGGCCAAGCTGGGCTACACCGCCAAGCACCACGACACGGCTTTCGACACGCTGAGCCTGCACACCAAGGGCGAGACCGACGCGATCATCGCTCGCGCCGTCGCCAAGGGTGCCAACCTGCGCAAAGCGTGGAACGAATACATCTGCATCTCGCTCGACGAAACCACCACCCGCGCAGATGTGGAACTGGTCTGGAGCATCTTTGCCGGTGAAGGCAAGGCACTGCCAACGATCGAAGCCATGGATGAAGGCGCACCGTCGCTGATCCCCGAATTCGCCGTTCGCAAGAGCGCGTTCCTGACACACCCCGTGTTCAACACGCACCACTCCGAAACCTCGATGCTGCGCTACCTGCGTGGCCTGTCGGACAAGGACCTGGCGCTCGACCGTTCGATGATTCCGCTCGGCTCCTGCACGATGAAGCTGAACGCCACCAGCGAGATGATCCCGATCACCTGGCCCGAGTTCGCGAACATGCACCCGTTCGCGCCCAAGGACCAACTGGCTGGCTACTACGAGCTCGACGAGCAACTGCGCGCCTGGCTGTGCCAAGCCACCGGCTACGCAGGCGTGAGCCTGCAACCCAACGCAGGCAGTCAGGGCGAATACGCCGGTCTGCTGGCCATCAAGGGCTGGCATGAGTCGCGTGGCGAAGCGCATCGCAACGTCTGCCTGATTCCAAGCAGCGCGCACGGCACCAATCCCGCATCCGCCCAGATGGTCGGCATGCAAGTGGTGGTGACGGCCTGCGACGCCAACGGCAACGTCGACATGGGCGACCTCAAGGCCAAGTGCGAACAACACAGCGCCAACCTCGCCTGCATCATGATCACCTACCCCTCGACGCACGGCGTGTTCGAGACCCAGGTGAAGGAACTGTGCGAGCTGGTGCACCAGCACGGCGGCCGCGTCTATGTGGACGGCGCCAACATGAACGCGCTGGTCGGCGTGGCAGCTCCCGGCGAGTTCGGCGGCGACGTGAGCCACCTGAACCTGCACAAGACCTTCTGCATCCCCCACGGCGGTGGCGGCCCGGGCGTTGGCCCCGTCTGCGTGGTGGAAGACCTCGTGCCTTTCCTGCCCGGTCACCAGACCGCCGGCATTGAAAGCGGCGTGGGCGCGGTGAGCGCAGCGCCTCTGGGCAATGCCGCCGTGCTGCCGATCAGCTGGATGTACATCCGCATGATGGGCCCGGATGGTTTGAAGCACGCCACTGAGGCTGCGATTCTGAGCGCCAACTACATCAGCGCGCGCCTGAAGGACCACTATCCGACGCTGTACTCCAGCGCAAACGGCCACGTGGCGCACGAGTGCATTCTGGATCTGCGCAACCTGAAGGACACCTCCGGCGTGATGGCCGAAGACGTCGCCAAGCGCCTGATCGACTACGGCTTCCACGCGCCCACGCTCTCCTTCCCCGTGCCCAACACGCTGATGGTGGAGCCGACCGAGAGCGAAACGCTGTTCGAGATCGACCGCTTCATCGACGCCATGATCGCCATCCGCGACGAAATCCGCGAAGTCGAAGCCGGCAAGCTGCCGCGCGAAGACAACCCGCTCAAGAACGCGCCCCACACCGCCGAGCAGGTCACTGCCGACGACTGGAAGCACGCTTACGCCCGCGAGCTGGCCGCCTACCCTGTGGCCGCACTGCGCAAGTCCAAGTACTGGTCACCCGTAGGCCGCGTGGACAACGTCTACGGCGACCGCAACCTGTTCTGCAGTTGCGTGCCGATGGACGCATACGACAACAAGTGATCCGACCCTTGCGCCAGTTGCCTGGTGTTGGCGCAAACCGGATCGAGCATGGGAAAGGCGAGTGGTCTTCGGGCCGCTCGCCTTTTTTCGAGCTCGCCTGCCAGAGGCGCACTACACTCGCAGCCCGATGCAATTCCCCCCGCCGCCCTTCATCCCCCACGAACCGCTGATCCCGCTGTACGAAGACGAACACCTGCTCGCCTTCGACAAGCCTTCGGGCCTGCTGTGCGTGCCCGGCAGAGGGCCGGACAAGCAGGATTGCCTGATCACCCGCGTGCAGCAGCAGTGGCCCGAGACGCTGCTGATCCATCGGCTCGACATGTCCACCTCCGGCATCGTGCTGTTTGCGCGCAGTCTGGAGATGCAGCGTGCGATGAGCGCCGCGTTTGCCGAGCGGCAGGTGCACAAGACGTATGAGGCGCTAGTGGCGGGCGTGCCTGCCGAGCCGGGGGGCGACTGGCAAGAGATCAGCGCGCCGATTCTGCAGGACTGGCCAAGGCGACCGATCCACATCGTCGATCCGGCGGGCAAGCAGAGCGTCACGCGCTGGAAAGTGCTTGAACAGGTCGATGGCATCTCGCACATCCGGCACATTTCGCGCCTTGCCCTTGAGCCGATCACCGGGCGCACGCATCAGTTGCGGGTGCATCTCCAGCATCTGGGATTTCCCATACTCGGAGATCCACTTTACGCGCCGGAGCCGGTGCAGCAAATTGCCGACCGATTGATGCTTCACGCACGTTTATTGCGGCTTTCACACCCCGTCAGCGGGCAGGAAGTGTGTATTGCCAGCAACGTGCCGTTTTAAACTTGTATCAAGAAAAAAAGGCATCCTACAGAGGATAATCAGCATTAGCTTATGCACCCCTCCTAGGGAAACCCCCCGTTGTGAGGCCATGTCCCCTCGATAAGCTGGGCGACTTGCTGTGCGACGCTCCCCAAAAAGGGGCGCACGACTGCATACAATTTACCTTTATTGAAATTATTAGTGATAGGAATAACTATGCAAACGACCTTCCGTGCGCGTACGTTGATCGCCGCCCTGGGACTGGCTGGTGCAGCATTTGTTGGAACAGCGGCTCACGCCCAGATCAAGATCGCCATGGTGATCCCCACGACTGGCGCTCTGACTCAGTACGGCGACATGGTCAAGGAAGGTGCCACGACTGCGGTTGAAATGACCAATGCAGCCGGCGGCATCAACGGCAAGAAGATCGAACTGGTGGCGGTGGATGACGCTTGCGAACCCAAGCAAGGTCCTGTGGCTGCGAACCGTGTGGTCAACAGCAAGATCGGCTACGTGATCGGCCCTGTCTGCTCCGGCGCTTCCATTGCTGCGGCTCCTATCTACAACAACGAAGGCGTGGTGGTTGCCACTCCATCGGCTACGTCTCCTGCCCTGACTGACGGCAAGAACTTCAGCTTCATCTTCCGCACCATCGGCCGCGATGACCAGCAAGGCCCATCGGCTGCCAAGTTCATCATCGAGCACGCCAAGCCAAAGAAGGTTGCCGTGCTGCACGACAAGCAGTCGTATGGCCAGGGCATTGCCTCCTCGGTTCGTGACGATCTGAAGAAGGCCAAGGTCGACGTGGCGATGTTCGAAGGCATCAACGCTGGTGACTCCGACTACTCCGCCGTGATCACCAAGCTCAAGAGCGCCGGTGTCGATTTCGTCTACTTCGGCGGCTACCACCCAGAAATGGGCCTGCTGCTGCGTCAGGCCGCCGAGCAAGGCCTGAAGGTCAAGATGATGGGCCCGGAAGGCGTTGGCAATCCTGAAGTGAACGCCATCGCTGGCGCTGCGGTCGAAGGCATGCTGGTGACTCTGCCTGCCGACTTCTCGGCCAACCCCAAGAACGCCGCTGTCGTGAAGGCTTTCAAGGATGCCAAGCGCAATCCTTCGGGCGCTTTCCAGCTGACTTCGTTCGCTGCCGCTCAATCCCTGATCGCTGCGATCAAGGCCGCTGGCGACAATCCAGCCAAGGTTTCCGAATGGCTGCACGCCAACTCGGTGGACACCGTGATCGGCCCGATCTCCTGGAACAAGCAGGGTGACCTGAAGTCCTTCGACTTCCAAGTGTTCCAGTGGCACAAGGATGGCTCCAAGACTCCGGCAGTCAAGTAACACTTGACGCTCTCCCTTCGGGGCAGGACGTTCGCAAACCGAGTTTGCGACGTACCTGCCCCGTTCGTTTAACTGGTGCCAAGGTTTTTCGGACAGTTCCCAAACAGGAACTTTCCTGATGACAAGTGCACCTGGGCCGTGCAAGATCGATTGAACCTGCCCTCAAAGTGGACGACCAAGCAATGTCTGACTTATTGCCGCAGCTGATACAACAGCTATTCAACGGGCTCTCACTAGGAGCCATCTACGCCCTGATCGCCATTGGCTACACCATGGTCTACGGCATCATCGGGATGATCAATTTCGCTCACGGCGACATCTACATGATCGGAGCCTATGTGGGTCTGGTCACGCTGTCCGCAGTGGGCACGACCAGCGGTCTGCCGATCTGGTTCATCATCGCGCTCATGCTGGTGGTGGCCGTCGTCATCACCGGGGTCTACGGCTTTGCCGTGGAACAGGTCGCCTACAAGCCGCTGCGCAGCAGCCCCCGTCTGGTGGCGCTGATCTCCGCGATCGGCATGTCGATCTTTCTGCAGAACTGGGTGGCCCTCGGTCAAGGCGCGCGCGACATGGCGGTTCCCGCCCTGCTGCCCGGCGCAGTCACCTTCCACTTGGGCAATTTCGAAGTCTTCATCCCCTACGCGCGTATCCTCATCATCGTGGTGGCCGTGGCGTTGATGATTGCGCTCACGCTGTACATCAAGCATTCCCGCATGGGTCGCGCATCCCGCGCCTGCGCGCAGGACATGCACATGGCCAACCTGCTGGGCATCGACACCAACCGCGTGGTCTCGTTCACCTTCATTCTGGGCGCCGTGCTGGCCGCCGTGGGCGGCGTGCTGATCGCGCTGGCGGTGGGCAAGCTCAATCCGTTCATCGGCTTCATCGCCGGCATCAAGGCCTTCACGGCAGCGGTGCTGGGCGGCATCGGCTCGATCCCCGGCGCGATGCTCGGCGGTGTGGTGCTGGGCGTGGCCGAAA
This genomic stretch from Diaphorobacter sp. HDW4B harbors:
- the gcvP gene encoding aminomethyl-transferring glycine dehydrogenase, encoding MQMPAALPLSALENATEFQPRHIGISPSDEAHMLSVIGEASRTALIDSIVPRSIARAKPMDIPAAITEAAALAELKALASKNKILKSFIGQGYYGTLTPGVILRNVLENPAWYTAYTPYQAEISQGRMEALVNFQTMVCDLTGMPIANASMLDEATAAAEAMTLAKRSVKSKSNTFVVAGDAHPQTIEVVQTRAKPLGIEVKIANSKEEWDALLAGDLFAVLIQYPASSGWIADWKADVEAIHAKQGAAIVATDLLALTLLTPPGEWNADIVIGSTQRFGMPMGAGGPHAGFMACRDEYKRSLPGRLVGVSVDVHGKPAYRLALQTREQHIRREKATSNICTAQVLPAVIASMYAVYHGPEGLKRIAHRVARFTAILSRGLAKLGYTAKHHDTAFDTLSLHTKGETDAIIARAVAKGANLRKAWNEYICISLDETTTRADVELVWSIFAGEGKALPTIEAMDEGAPSLIPEFAVRKSAFLTHPVFNTHHSETSMLRYLRGLSDKDLALDRSMIPLGSCTMKLNATSEMIPITWPEFANMHPFAPKDQLAGYYELDEQLRAWLCQATGYAGVSLQPNAGSQGEYAGLLAIKGWHESRGEAHRNVCLIPSSAHGTNPASAQMVGMQVVVTACDANGNVDMGDLKAKCEQHSANLACIMITYPSTHGVFETQVKELCELVHQHGGRVYVDGANMNALVGVAAPGEFGGDVSHLNLHKTFCIPHGGGGPGVGPVCVVEDLVPFLPGHQTAGIESGVGAVSAAPLGNAAVLPISWMYIRMMGPDGLKHATEAAILSANYISARLKDHYPTLYSSANGHVAHECILDLRNLKDTSGVMAEDVAKRLIDYGFHAPTLSFPVPNTLMVEPTESETLFEIDRFIDAMIAIRDEIREVEAGKLPREDNPLKNAPHTAEQVTADDWKHAYARELAAYPVAALRKSKYWSPVGRVDNVYGDRNLFCSCVPMDAYDNK
- a CDS encoding RluA family pseudouridine synthase, with the protein product MQFPPPPFIPHEPLIPLYEDEHLLAFDKPSGLLCVPGRGPDKQDCLITRVQQQWPETLLIHRLDMSTSGIVLFARSLEMQRAMSAAFAERQVHKTYEALVAGVPAEPGGDWQEISAPILQDWPRRPIHIVDPAGKQSVTRWKVLEQVDGISHIRHISRLALEPITGRTHQLRVHLQHLGFPILGDPLYAPEPVQQIADRLMLHARLLRLSHPVSGQEVCIASNVPF
- a CDS encoding high-affinity branched-chain amino acid ABC transporter substrate-binding protein, coding for MQTTFRARTLIAALGLAGAAFVGTAAHAQIKIAMVIPTTGALTQYGDMVKEGATTAVEMTNAAGGINGKKIELVAVDDACEPKQGPVAANRVVNSKIGYVIGPVCSGASIAAAPIYNNEGVVVATPSATSPALTDGKNFSFIFRTIGRDDQQGPSAAKFIIEHAKPKKVAVLHDKQSYGQGIASSVRDDLKKAKVDVAMFEGINAGDSDYSAVITKLKSAGVDFVYFGGYHPEMGLLLRQAAEQGLKVKMMGPEGVGNPEVNAIAGAAVEGMLVTLPADFSANPKNAAVVKAFKDAKRNPSGAFQLTSFAAAQSLIAAIKAAGDNPAKVSEWLHANSVDTVIGPISWNKQGDLKSFDFQVFQWHKDGSKTPAVK
- the livH gene encoding high-affinity branched-chain amino acid ABC transporter permease LivH, whose translation is MSDLLPQLIQQLFNGLSLGAIYALIAIGYTMVYGIIGMINFAHGDIYMIGAYVGLVTLSAVGTTSGLPIWFIIALMLVVAVVITGVYGFAVEQVAYKPLRSSPRLVALISAIGMSIFLQNWVALGQGARDMAVPALLPGAVTFHLGNFEVFIPYARILIIVVAVALMIALTLYIKHSRMGRASRACAQDMHMANLLGIDTNRVVSFTFILGAVLAAVGGVLIALAVGKLNPFIGFIAGIKAFTAAVLGGIGSIPGAMLGGVVLGVAETFAAAYISSEYKDIVAFGLLVLILLFRPTGLLGKPEVEKV